One genomic window of Chanos chanos chromosome 13, fChaCha1.1, whole genome shotgun sequence includes the following:
- the LOC115826820 gene encoding germ cell-specific gene 1-like protein, producing the protein MGKERAPRASFALMLNLVAFAMAVSAVTTSYWCEGTRKVVKPFCSGPTTPKQTYCIRFNSSNLNDSRQVQYIYETGEEKFLMKKFHTGIWFSCEQTVDLIGFTCRNFLEIAPQHERGVLWLCIVAECLFIGLLFTGGVLMSVELCHCCNLMNRLKLNAFAALCTALSGLFGMVAHMMFTTAFQLAVSMGPEDWKPKTWDYSWSYILAWCSFATCMASAVTALNHYTKTIIEFKFKRRNIEKNLLIKQKLLELDLPEHLLNMYLTSALNPEDDEVGLPVNGFKLPSGSLVNSDCGVALNTHGEEYC; encoded by the exons ATGGGAAAGGAGCGTGCTCCTAGAGCCTCCTTTGCTCTCATGCTCAACCTGGTTGCGTTTGCAATGGCGGTATCAGCAGTAACCACCAGCTACTGGTGTGAGGGGACCAGAAAAGTGGTCAAACCGTTCTGCAGTGGTCCCACGACACCCAAGCAGACCTACTGCATTCGTTTCAACAGCTCCAACCTCAATGACAGCCGACAGGTGCAGTACATCTACGAGACAGGCGAGGAGAAGTTTCTCATGAAAAAGTTCCACACAGGTATTTGGTTCTCCTGTGAACAGACAGTGGACCTCATAG GTTTTACTTGTAGAAACTTCTTAGAAATTGCACCACAACATGAAAGAG gtgTGTTATGGTTGTGCATTGTGGCGGAGTGTCTGTTTATCGGTTTGTTATTCACCGGTGGAGTACTCATGTCTGTGGAGCTGTGTCACTGCTGTAATCTAATGAACAGGCTCAAACTGAATGCCTTTGCTGCCCTTTGCACCGCCTTATCAG GTCTGTTTGGTATGGTGGCTCACATGATGTTCACTACAGCTTTCCAGTTGGCTGTCAGCATGGGCCCAGAGGACTGGAAACCCAAAACCTGGGACTACAGCTGGTCCTATAT CTTGGCATGGTGTTCGTTTGCCACCTGTATGGCCTCAGCAGTCACAGCTCTGAACCATTATACCAAGACCATTATCGAGTTTAAGTTCAAACGAAGAAATATTGAGAAGAACCTCTTGATCAAACAGAAACTTCTAGAACTGGACCTGCCAGAGCACTTGTTGAACATGTATCTGACCTCAGCGCTAAACCCAGAGGATGATGAGGTTGGCCTGCCAGTGAACGGATTCAAACTGCCCAGTGGTTCCCTTGTCAACTCTGACTGTGGAGTTGCATTGAATACACACGGAGAAGAGTATTGCTAA
- the rcvrna gene encoding recoverin a, which yields MGNSKSGALSKELLEDLKLNTKYSEAELSTWYNSFLKECPSGRISKEQFEGIYASFFPDADPTAYARHVFRSFDTNADGTLDFKEYIIALHLTSSGKTLRKLEWAFSLYDVDGNGTISKNEVEEIVRAIFNMIPTEDQKNLPEDENTPEKRADKIWNFFKKEENDKIAEGEFVQGVMDNKDILRLIQYDEPQKIKDKLKEKKQ from the exons ATGGGAAACAGCAAGAGTGGAGCTTTGTCAAAGGAACTGCTGGAGGATTTGAAGCTGAACACTAAGTACTCAGAGGCAGAGCTCAGTACTTGGTATAACAGCTTTCTCAAAGAGTGTCCAAGTGGCCGCATCAGTAAGGAACAGTTTGAGGGCATCTATGCCAGCTTCTTCCCAGATGCTGATCCCACGGCCTACGCGCGACACGTTTTCCGTAGCTTTGACACCAATGCGGATGGTACGCTGGATTTTAAGGAGTACATAATTGCGCTGCATCTCACCTCCTCAGGAAAAACCCTCCGCAAGCTGGAGTGGGCCTTTTCTCTGTATGACGTGGATGGAAATGGCACTATCAGCAAAAATGAGGTTGAAGAAATTGTTAGG GCAATATTCAACATGATACCCACCGAGGATCAGAAAAATCTGCCTGAAGATGAAAACACACCAGAAAAACGAGCAGATAAGATCTGGAACTTTttcaaaaaggaagaaaacg ATAAGATTGCAGAAGGCGAATTCGTTCAGGGGGTGATGGACAACAAGGACATCCTGAGGTTGATACAGTATGACGAGCCTCAGAAAATTAAAGACAAACTGAAGGAGAAGAAACAGTAG